A stretch of the Nyctibius grandis isolate bNycGra1 chromosome 13, bNycGra1.pri, whole genome shotgun sequence genome encodes the following:
- the FRMD7 gene encoding FERM domain-containing protein 7, which translates to MLHLKVQFLDDSQKIFVVDQKSCGKGLFNLTCSHLNLVEKEYFGLEFRSQSGNHVWLELLKPITKQVKNPKEVLFKFMVKFFPVDPGHLREELTRYLFTLQIKKDLALGQLPCSDKSAALLVSHLLQSELGDFHEETDQQHLATHRYLPNQEYLDNKITRYHRRHSGKTPAESDVQLLDVARKLEMYGIRPHPASDGEGMQINLAVTHMGVMVLRGNTKINTFNWSKIRKLSFKRKHFLIKLHANISELCKDTLEFTMASRDTCKAFWKTCVEYHAFFRLSEEPKSKPKALLCSKGSSFRYSGRTQRQLLEHGRKAKMKSLPFERKHYASRYDERQCRSSPDLLTDVSKQVEELNLAYGSRGSYHANGVHASEPTLDSRRRSSAVEVTFAAELERSKPQGSPTFLPHSKSSSAFPLLYAELELERAWEPADFFSARNPLTSFRPHHQFAGNSKSTSVGNMQEVSARPLVYTDVPCPPPVAAAAPQVHFYLDRPTQPPCHALVPAEDTASGCSPAAAKPPRQSPSRTQDGEFHREAACTAAGTSVALAGTSRSLARSFDYGLQEQPPKRSWSQSDMKTIRFPYGSEFRPLGPCPTLSSRKAGVFRHVPAQHGLAPGPRRSAERYVGSSTESSDSDSDLLAADYSSLYGRVLRSPMARVRLSSGSLQLDEEDEEVAFATCAAEERTSRGASRYFT; encoded by the exons ATGCTGCACCTGAAAGTCCAGTTTCTGGATGACTCCCAGAAGATCTTTGTAGTTGAT CAAAAATCCTGTGGAAAAGGGCTGTTCAACCTCACCTGCAGCCACCTCAACCTCGTGGAGAAGGAGTACTTCGGGCTGGAGTTTCGCAGCCAGTCTGGGAACCAC GTCTGGTTGGAACTACTAAAACCCATAACAAAGCAAGTCAAAA ATCCTAAGGAGGTTCTTTTCAAATTTATGGTGAAATTTTTCCCAGTGGACCCCGGCCATCTGAGAGAAGAGCTGACCAG GTACCTCTTCACCCTCCAGATCAAGAAGGACCTGGcactggggcagctgccctgcagtgACAAGAGCGCGGCGCTGCTCGTCTCCCACCTGCTGCAGT CCGAGCTGGGTGACTTCCATGAGGAGACAGACCAGCAGCACCTGGCGACACACAGGTACCTGCCCAACCAGGAGTACCTGGACAACAAGATCACGCGCTACCATCGGAGACACAG CGGGAAGACGCCGGCCGAGTCAGATGTTCAGCTGCTGGACGTGGCCAGGAAGCTGGAGATGTACGGGATTCGCCCACACCCCGCCAGCGATGGCGAGGGGATGCAGATCAACCTGGCCGTGACGCACATGGGGGTGATGGTCCTGCGG GGCAATACAAAGATCAACACGTTCAACTGGTCCAAAATTCGCAAACTGAGTTTCAAAAGGAAGCATTTTCTCATCAAGCTCCATGCAAATATCTCT GAGCTGTGCAAGGACACACTGGAGTTCACTATGGCAAGCCGGGACACCTGCAAGGCTTTCTGGAAGACGTGCGTGGAGTACCATGCCTTCTTCAGGCTGTCTGAAGAGCCCAAGTCAAAGCCCAAAGCCCTTCTGTGCAGCAAGGGCTCCAGTTTCCGCTACAG CGGGAGGacacagaggcagctgctggagcatGGGAGGAAGGCGAAGATGAAGAGCCTGCCCTTTGAGAG GAAGCACTACGCGTCCCGCTACGATGAGAGGCAGTGTCGCTCCTCCCCGGACCTCCTGACAGACGTCTCCAAGCAG GTGGAGGAGCTGAACCTGGCCTACGGCAGCCGGGGCTCCTACCATGCCAACGGGGTGCACGCCTCCGAGCCCACGCTGGACAGCCGGCGCCGGAGCTCAGCCGTGGAGGTGACATTCGCCGCCGAGCTGGAGCGCTCCAAGCCCCAAGGGTCCCCCACCTTCCTGCCCCACTCCAAAAGCTCGTCTGCCTTCCCCCTGCTCTACGccgagctggagctggagcgAGCATGGGAGCCCGCCGACTTCTTCAGTGCCAGGAATCCCTTAACCTCCTTTCGACCTCACCACCAGTTCGCCGGGAACAGTAAAAGCACCTCAGTGGGCAACATGCAGGAGGTGAGCGCCCGGCCGCTGGTGTACACGGATGTGCCGTGCCCCCCACCCGTggccgccgcagccccgcagGTCCACTTCTACTTGGACAGGCCCACGCAGCCCCCATGCCATGCACTGGTGCCTGCCGAGGACACAGCCAGTGGATGCAGCCCCGCAGCTGCAAAACCCCCCCGGCAGAGCCCGAGCAGGACCCAGGATGGGGAGTTTCACCGCGAGGCTGCGTGCACGGCAGCGGGCACGAGTGTGGCCCTGGCGGGGACGAGCAGGTCGCTGGCTCGCTCCTTCGATTATGGCCTTCAGGAGCAGCCTCCCAAGCGTTCTTGGAGCCAGTCAGACATGAAAACCATCCGCTTCCCCTACGGCTCCGAGTTCAGGCCCCTGGGGCCGTGCCCCACGCTGAGCAGCAGGAAAGCAGGTGTCTTTCGGCACGTGCCAGCCCAGCACGGGCTGGCGCCGGGGCCACGGCGCTCGGCTGAGCGCTACGTGGGCAGCAGCACTGAGTCCAGTGACTCTGACTCTGACCTCCTGGCTGCCGACTACAGCTCCCTGTATGGCCGGGTGCTGCGGTCACCCATGGCCCGGGTGCGACTGTCCTCTGGCAGCCTCCAGCTGGATGAAGAGGATGAGGAGGTGGCCTTTGCCACCTGCGCCGCTGAAGAGAGGACTTCCAGGGGGGCCTCCAGGTATTTCACCTAG